In Gemmatimonadota bacterium, the following proteins share a genomic window:
- a CDS encoding HAD hydrolase family protein: MRSILLFSDVDGTLLDEHGRYAVATGELSAMSTLVRCVLASSRTILELSRNQRDLGLEGPVVAENGAVIALPWHDALRPLGTREDIDGRAWCVSFLGAPAADLRGRSAGSCARRWRQFEGPGRTRAGAGPAVLALVRPYLVHRRCALTPLVDALRASRAYRGVGWRLACDDGGAATRTRRARVLSALALLGRPRKLVARWATATTMCRSVGGRSALRDSP, from the coding sequence ATGCGCTCGATTCTCCTGTTCTCTGATGTCGACGGAACGCTTCTCGACGAGCATGGCCGGTACGCCGTCGCGACCGGCGAGTTGTCTGCCATGTCGACGCTCGTGCGCTGTGTGCTGGCATCGAGTCGAACGATCCTGGAACTCTCGCGCAACCAGCGTGACCTCGGACTCGAGGGTCCGGTCGTGGCCGAGAATGGCGCGGTGATCGCCCTGCCCTGGCATGACGCGCTCCGCCCACTGGGGACGCGCGAGGACATCGACGGCCGCGCATGGTGCGTGTCGTTCCTGGGCGCCCCTGCCGCTGATCTCAGGGGGCGAAGTGCAGGAAGTTGCGCGCGACGTTGGCGTCAATTCGAGGGACCAGGGCGAACTCGCGCCGGCGCTGGACCGGCGGTGCTCGCTCTGGTGCGTCCGTACCTCGTGCATCGGCGATGCGCACTCACGCCGCTTGTCGACGCACTCCGCGCTTCGAGGGCGTACCGTGGCGTCGGGTGGCGCCTGGCTTGCGATGACGGGGGAGCGGCGACAAGGACGCGGCGTGCGCGCGTGCTTAGCGCACTGGCCCTGCTCGGGCGGCCGCGCAAGCTCGTGGCGCGGTGGGCGACGGCGACAACGATGTGTCGCTCTGTTGGCGGCCGATCGGCGCTTCGTGATTCGCCGTGA
- a CDS encoding family 1 glycosylhydrolase: MKRIENAFGRSEGKRTAMGWEIWPRALHDVLLSITREYGDVPIEVCESGCAFDEAPGADGIVHDDARINYHHAHIGPFTRPCRPEPNVRSYHAWSLYDNFEWASGYRPRFGLVHVDFETQRRTWKRSAHWYREVCVAARSGRLRCPAIRPPIAGRASDALDSPVL, encoded by the coding sequence GTGAAGCGCATCGAGAATGCGTTTGGGCGCAGCGAGGGGAAACGCACCGCGATGGGATGGGAAATCTGGCCGCGTGCGTTGCATGATGTGCTGCTGTCCATCACGCGAGAGTACGGAGACGTGCCGATCGAGGTGTGTGAGAGTGGATGCGCATTTGACGAGGCACCGGGTGCCGATGGAATCGTGCACGATGACGCGCGCATCAACTATCACCATGCGCACATTGGGCCGTTCACGAGGCCATGCAGGCCGGAGCCAAACGTGCGCAGCTATCATGCGTGGTCGCTCTACGACAATTTCGAGTGGGCCTCTGGCTACCGTCCGCGGTTTGGTCTCGTCCACGTCGACTTCGAAACCCAGCGTCGGACGTGGAAGCGCTCGGCGCACTGGTATCGCGAGGTGTGCGTCGCCGCGCGGAGCGGGCGATTGCGATGCCCCGCAATCCGGCCACCCATCGCGGGTAGGGCAAGTGATGCGCTCGATTCTCCTGTTCTCTGA